CGCAGACCTGCATTCAGGTGTCCATTGTGCGCAAGAACCGCCAGATGTCCGTCAGCCCCGCCATCGCCTGTGCGGCCAAGCCGCAAGAGTGATCCGCTCGCCACTGCCGGGCATGCCACCTTGGCATTGCGTATCGCATCAGGCAGCGCCCGGCAGTGGCGAATTCACCAAATGGGCAACAGGAACGGCAGGTATCGGAACCGTAAAGCGTTGTCATTACACCAGCAACCAGAGAAACCAGGGTTCAGGGAGTTCAGATGGCCACATCATCCCAGTCATACGGTCGTCGTCGACGCATCAGCGCGGCTTTGCGCCGCCTTATGCCCTCCGGAGGGCATACGTGGACGGTTCCCGCAATCACGCTCCTGCTGCTTCTGGGACTTGTTGCCAGCGCGGTGATCATGAGCACCGTCACACGCCGCCATGTGCAACTGGACGATGGCACCGTATGGGTCACTTCGCTGAAGAACCAGAAGGCCGCACGATTCAACGTAAAGAACAAGGAGGCCGACGCCGGCATCTCCTCCTCCGCCCCACGATTCGACATCGCACAGCATAATGGCGACACCATCCTGACCGAAACGAACAGAGCCTCCACCATCAAGGCATCCACGGTCAGCACCGGTGTCAAGACCGACATCAAAGCCAACACCACCACTGTGGTCGGCGGGGATACCGTAGCCCTGATCAACGAGAAGACCGGCAATGTGTGGACCGGCTTGTCGGAAAACCTTGATTCCGTGACTCCCACCACTTCCGATCCGAAAATGAAGCTGGGCGAGGGCGGGCGCATCGTAGTAACCCACGATGGCAAGATCTACGGCTACCGTCCATCCGACGGTATGGTGCTGCGTCTTGACAATCCCAGCAGCGCCAAGGCCAGAACCCTCGAATCGCTGACCGACGGCAAGCAGCAGACCGTTGAAAGCTTTACCGTCATCGGGAGCACGCCGGTAATCGCAACCGGCAAAACCGTCATATTCAAGGGCGGCCGCGTCGATGTCGACACGACCGGCACCCTCACCCTTCAGGAGCCTCCCACCGATGACGTACAGTCCGATTGGGTGGCCGCGGCATCACCGAGAGGCCTTGCGCTTATCCCGTTGAAATCCAATGCCAAGGCGAATTTCATAGCCAACGGGGGGCAAGGCGAATCCGGCACGACCGGTATCGTCCAAGGGCTGCGTGTACTCGGCTTGGAGCCAGAAGGCCAGCAACTACATTCGCGCCTGCTCCCCCACGGATACCAGCGTCAAGCCGCAAACCCTCGAATCCGTCAATGCCACTTCCGAATTGGTGTTCCGCACCAACCATCGCCTTGTGGTGCTCAACGACACGGTTAACGGCAATGTGTGGAACCCTGAGGATTCCACCACAGTCATCAAAATACAGTGGAACAAAATACAGACCGAGCAGACCGGGAAAGAACAGCAGAACAACGACTCAGCCAACAACCACCACGACTTCTCCAAGACCTGTTCCGCGCAATCCGGCCAAATCAAAGCCGAGGATGATGAAATCGGCGCGCGAGCCGGTTCGGAACAGATTCTCGACGTGCTGCGCAATGACGAGCAGACCGATTGTTCCGTACTGAAAATCACCAAGGTTGGCGCACCAAACGACAAAGACGTCACCATTTCGCCGATTTACGATGGCCGGTATCTGCAACTCGATGCCTCCGCCGCATCCGCAGGCACCGTTACCTTTACTTACGATATTTCCGATGGCCGCGGCCAGACCTCTTCCGCCACGGTGACCGTAACCCTGAATGATGGCGGCAACCACGCTCCCGTACAGTTCGACACTCCTCCCGAGATCGATGTGGAGCAGGGAGCCAGTTATACCGCCAATGCGCTGAGCAGCTTCAACGATCCGGATGGAGACCCGCTCACTCTGGTCTCCGCTGTGGCCCAGAACACCGACCAGGTGCAGGTGTCCACCCGAGCCGACGGCCAACTTACGTTCAACACAGGTGCGCTGGCGTCGGGACGTGTGGGCGTCGAGGTCACCGTCTCCGACGGCACAGCGACCGGCACCGGCATGGTGTATTTCTCGGTCAAGCCCGCGAACACCTTGGCCGCGGTCATCGACCCGGTAGCGAAAACCACCGTTCCCAACACGGATACCGTCGTCAAGCTGTCCTCTTACGTGCATGGCACTTCCTTGCAGCCGGCACAACTGACTCAGGTGGATACGCCCAACGGCGCTTCGACGACCACCAATGCGGCGGATATGTCGTTGACGTTCAAGGCCACCAATCCCGGCACCTACTATGTGCCCTACACCATTACTCAAGGCTCGATTCCGGCCACCGGATTGGCTCGCGTCGAGGTGCAGCCCGCCACCGGCGAGGCCGCCAAACCGGTCGCCGCCAACGATGTCGCCCTGCTTGGCGCGGATAATACCGCCATTGTGGAGCCGCTCACCAATGACGTCGATCCGATGGGCGGCGTGCTATCCGTCACCACGGTGAGCGCACCGGCCGACTCCGGCATCAAGGTTGGTCTCGTCAGCCATAAGCGCGTGTATATCACCGCGCGTCAGGTGCCCACGAAACCCGTCGCCCTTACCTACACCGTGGCCAACGCCTCCGGAACCGCCAAGGGCACCATCGTGTTGCAGCCACCGGCTCTGACCACCTCGAATTCAGTGCCCAAGGCCAGCAATATCAATGCCCAGGTGCGTACCGGCGGCATCGTGTCCGTGGATGTGCTTGACCATGTGTCCTACTCGGATGGCACCACGGTCAAACTCAAGAACAACCTGCAATACGACAAGGAGACGTTCAAGGGCCTGGCTTTCGTCTCTGGAGACACGGTCCGCTACCAAGCATCCAGCGAGACCGGCAACTTCCCCATCACCTATACGGTTGAAGACAATCTGGGCAATGTGGCTTCCGCCAATATCACCATTACCGTGCATAAGAGCGACGCAGCGAGCAAGGCCGTGCCAACCCCGCATGACGCCGAAGCGCAGGTTGCCGCCGGGCAGAAGGTCCGCGTCCCCATCATGCTGACCGGCATAGACACGGATGGCGACGACGATCAGCTGTTGGGTCTGGGCAACAAGGCACCCACGCTGGGCCGCATATCCGAAGTCGGTTCCGACTACTTGGTCTATGAAGCGTATCCGGATTCGTCCGGCACCGACACCTTCTCCTATGCCGTGGAGGATTGGACCGGTCAGCGCGCACAGGCGCAGATCCGCGTGGGTGTATTCCAAGGATCGTCCGACTCCGGCGTATACGCCAGGGATGACGAAATCACGTTGAGGCCCAATACAGCCGCAACCGTGCCGGTCGCGCAGAACGACATCTCCGGCGACAACACCAATCTGACCGTCGACAAGCATGTCGAGGTCCAAGGTCTCGACGGGGTGAGCGTGAAAGACAATATGATCTCCTTCACCACGCCCGGCAGCGCCACCACCGCCTATATCGCCTACACGGTCAAAGACAAGGCCGGCTTGTCCGATACGGCCACCCTCACGGTAAACGTGGATCCGAATGCCGCCATCGAGCCGCCTACCGCCTACGACTATCGTGTGCCGTCCGCCGCCACCATCGATAAGAAGTCCGTGGATGTGGATGTTTCCCAGTGGATCGCCAATCCTTCCGGCACAGCCAATGAGCTCAAGGTCGGCGTGCATCCCTCCGCCAGCGCTCACGCTCACGTCAAGGGCGGCGAGCATTCGACCACCATCACCGTCGACCTGACGTCACAGGCGCGAGCCGTGCCTTACACGGTGACCAATACGAAATACAACATCACCTCCACCGCGTTCATCCAGGTACCGGCCTATGGTGTCTTTCCGCCCACGTTGCGTCCCAAGGCACCGGAATTGAAGGTCAATTCGCGCGAAACCATTGAAATCAACATCAATGACTATGTTCGCGTCGGCGCCGGCAAGGAACCGTATATCGAAAGCGCTGATTCCATCAGCGCCACCAAGGCTTCCAACTCCGATTTCTACGTGAACGACAAGACCCTGAAGTTCACTGCTGCAAAAGACTACGCAGGCCCCGCCTCCATTACCTTTACCGCTGTGGATGGCAAGCAGGGATCGGATAAGACCAAGATCATCAATTCCGCAGTGATCACTCTCCAGATCACGGTGATAGGCCGCGATGTGCCGCCGCCCACGTTCTCGTCCTCCACTATTGATGTCGAGGCGGGCGCGGCCCCCAAGACCGTTGATCTGACGGCGCTCACCCATGCACCGTCCGGCGTGTATGACGACGAGAAGCAATACACGTATTCCGGCGGAAGCTCATCGTCCGGGCGAATCACCGCTAACCTGTCCCGTTCCGGCAGCTTGCAGGTTTCCGCCACCAAGGATGCCGCTCCTGGCACCACCGCGTCCATTCCCGTGCAAATCGCATACGGCGCGGGCACCGTGAATGCCGGTGTGACCGTGCGCGTAGTGTCTTCCACCCGTCCGCTGGCACGCGTCGGCGACAAGACGCTGAAGATCAAGGCCGGTGCCAGCGATGCCGTGAACGCGCTTACCGGCGCGTACAATCCGTTCCCCGATTCCTCGCTGACCGTCATCAGCTGCAAGGCGGATGACGCCGCCAAACTCACTATCGCCGGATGCGATGCCTCCGGAAACGTCACCATCGCCGTCGCATCCGATCCGGGTGCTTCCACGAATACCGTGCTCGTCACCGTGCAAGACGGCACCAAGTCCAAGGATCGTGAAGTCACCGCATCGATTACCGTGTCCGTGATCGACAAGCCCGAGCCGCCACTGCTCTCCCCCGTAGCCGGGGAACCGCAGAACAGCGCGGTCAGCCTCACATGGACGCCCGGTGCCGCCAATGGCAGCCCGATCACCAACTACAAGGTCAGTTGGACCGGCGCCGCCACCGGAGAGAAGGATTGCGGTGCCGTCACCTCATGCCAGGTCACTGGTCTGAAGAACGGCAAAACCTATTCCTTCACCGTCGCCGCGCGAAATGACGTCGGCTGGTCCAAGCCGTCCACCGCCGTCGAAGCCACACCGGACAAGGTGCCGTCCGCTCCCACCGATGTTACGGTCACGGGTGGCAATAAAACCGCCAAGGTGACATGGAAGGCACCGAGCGGTGATTTCAGCGCCGTCGACAACTATTCGGTGACCGTCACCGGTGCAGGTGCTCCGCAGACCAAAGAAACCGGCAATACGGCCACCGAGCTGTCGTTTACGTTCAACAACAACGACATTTCCGATGGCACCGCCATCACGGCGACCGTCAAAGCCCATAACAAAATCAATTGGAGTGCCGAGTCCGCCGCATCGCCGTCAGAGAAGATCTGGGGAGACCCGGATGCGCCGAACATTGCGTTGTCGAACAACGACACCACAGTAACGGCGAAAGTCACTCTCGGCAACAACCGCAATGCCGGCTGCCGGAAGATATCCTTTGGTGGCGACGCTGGCGGCGAAGCCTCTTGCGAGTCACCGAGCTCCCGGTCGTTCTCCATCGATGAGTCGTTGCTCAACACCACAACAATCACCGTAACGGCCACCGTGGTGCCGCAGCGCGATGCTTCCGCCGGCACGGGCGAGAGCAGCTTTGTCCCGCAGTACAAGGTCCAGCCGCCCACTGACGTCTACACCACCGGATCCGGCAGTACATGCACCGTGCATTGGACCAAGCATGGGCATGCGCAGTCCTACAGCGTGACTGCCGATGGCATCGATTCCGGTACAGCTACTAACCGGAACTCACTCGACTTCCGAATGAGTCCTTGGGCCAGATGCAACACCGCATCGGTGCAACAGGTGTTCAACGGCGCTACCAGCGATGCCGCCACCGGAGGCCCGCGCAATGGCGCTCCCTACACCTATGAGAAGAAGGCTGTAATCAACAAACCGCAGGGGCTGCGCTGGTCAGACAACGCTCACGTCATTAACGTCACCGGCGGTTCGGTTGATGTCTATGGCAAGCCGGCCACTGTACAAATCATCATCAATGGTCAACCGTTCACGTGGAACTCCGGCCAGCCATTGGACGTCACCGACCTGGCCGTGGCCGCCGATGGCAACTACGCGTGGAGCGTCAAAGTCACCGGCGGGCCGGGATACTCCGGTCTCGACAACACTGCGGACGGAGACAGCGTCGCGGGCACACGCCCCTCTGGCTCCTCGGAGGGGACCGAATCGCTCAAATCCGGTACCGATGTCATCACTTTGGCCAAGAACCCCTGGATTCTTGGTTTCGGTAATACCCCAATATCGTCAACCACCATTCACAAGCAGTAGGAGAACATCCATGAGCGAGAACATCGACGACGCGACGCAGTTGTCTGACACGACCCGTCTGTCCGACAGCACGCAGCTATCCGACGCCACGCACTTGTCCGACGCCACGCACCTGGCATCCGCACCACACACCGGCACGACCCCAAGCACCGCGTCGGTGCCGCAGCCCGTTGCGCTGCCTAACCTGCCGCAGTGGCCGTCACAAGCGTCGTCAGAAAAGCCGTCTCCTACTACTGATGCCGCCTTCATCCCTGCGGGCGATGACAGCACACCTCAATCCCAACCGCAGCGTCAGTCAAGCAAAGCCGCGCAAGCAGCCGCATCGGCACTGCCCGCCAGCATCAATTCAGGACTACTGTCCCAGCCCACGGCTCAGGTCCGGGATTTCCAGCAGTCCTTCAATGCGCTGGTCGAGAATGTCTCCAAGGTGGTTATCGGCAAGACCATCCCCATCAAGCAATGCGTCACCGCACTGATGGTCGGTGGCCATATTCTGCTTGAAGACAACCCCGGCACCGGTAAGACCCAGTTGGCCCGAGGCTTGGCCAACTCCATTTCCACCGGTTTCAAGCGTATTCAGTTCACGCCCGATCTGCTGCCTTCGGATGTGGTGGGTGTGACTTTCTACGATCAGAAGCGCGGAGAATTCGAGTTCCGCGAGGGCCCGATTTTCGCCTCCATCGTGCTGGCCGATGAGATCAACCGTGCATCGCCGAAGACGCAGTCCGCACTTCTGGAGGTTATGGAAGAGCAGAAAGTCACCGTTGACGGCGTCACCCATGATGTGCCGCAGCCGTTCATCGTGATCGCAACCCAGAACCCCATCGAGCAGCTCGGTACCTATAAGCTGCCTGAGGCGCAGATGGACCGATTCCTTATCAAGACGTCGATTGGCTACCCGGGCCATGATGTGTCCGTCGATATTCTCAAGCAGGTCGATATCACCGACCGTGCGCAGACCATTTCCCCGGTGCTGAGCGGTGACGATGTCATGCGGCTGCGTCAGGTGGCCACCGAAATCCATGTGGATGATGCGATTCGTGAATACATCGTCAGGCTCGTCGAGGCGACCCGCCACAACGAGAAGATCACGGTCGGCTCCTCCATGCGTGGCGCTTTGGCACTGACCCGATGCGCCCGTATCTGGGCCGCGGCCGATGGCCGTGCCTACGTGGTGCCGGATGACGTCAAGGACCTTGCAGTGGCCGTGCTCGCACACCGTATCACGCTGACTCCGGAAGCCACCTTCGATGGCGCGACTCCGGAAAGCCTGATCGCACAGGTGCTCGAAGACGTTCCCTCCCCCACCATCGGTTCCTGATAGGGCCTGGAAAGGTATCCGACCATGGCATCTGCATCCGCCTCATTACGCCGTCGCCGGCGCGTTGAACGCATGTTCAAGCGCGCGGTAAGACGCATCAGACGGTTCTTCGCATCCTACGTCTCGCCCTTGGGCTGGGCGGTAACGGGCACAGGCATCGCATGTCTTATTGCGTTCCTGCCTCTGGACTGGCATGAGCTGCTCGTATTCGGCATCGTGGCGATGGTGATGATGCTCGCGGCAATCGCGCTTTCCCTCGGCAACATACGCTTCCACGCGTCCATCGCCGTATCCAATCATCGCGTGACCGTGGGAGACACCGTATCCGTTATCGTCGGCATCGACAACACCGGCAGAACGCCGACGACCACGGCACGCGGATATCTGCCAATCGGCGATGCGCGTGAACGATTCAACATCCCCATGCTGGCTCCCGGGCAATCCCAGCAAACCGATGTGGAGTTCCGTACCGTATCGCGCGCAATACTGCCCATCGGCCCGTTGCGCATCCGCAAGGGAGACCCGTTCGGCCTGGTGCGTCACGAAAAGGAGTTGGCCGACCGCATCACCGTATTCATCCATCCTCGTACCGTGCGTCTCGATACCCTGAATGCCGGCGTGCCCCGCGATCTGGAAGGCCAACCATCCGGCCAGATCGTGGATGATGATCTCGACTTCTACGGATTGCGCGAATACGAGCCGGGCGACGACGTGCGTAACGTCCACTGGCTGAGCTCCGCGAAAACCGGCACGTTGATGATTCGCCAATATGAGGCCACGCGCCGCACCGACACCTCGGTGACCATCAGCGTGAACCCGGATGAGTACGTCAACGGCGAGGAATTCGAGATGGCGGTGTCCATCCACTCCTCCATCGGCGTCAAATGCCTGCTGCAGGATCGCCCGCTGGTCTGTCACGCGGGCAACGCGCATGGCCAACCGCGCAACGCCATGGAGTTCCTCGACAACGCCAGTGCCATAGAGCCTGATCGTGAGGATAATCCGAATCTCGCCGAGGGCACGCTGAAGCACAGTCCTGATGCTTCGTTCTATTTTTTCACTGTTGGATCGCTGAAAGACATCGAGCAAATCAAGCGCATGACCTTGGCCTTGCCCCGATCGGCCAGCTGCGTGGTATTGCAGGCCAGCGCCGGCGCCAATCGCGGCATCAGAAGATTCGCCAATTTCACATTGGCCACCATCGGCGAACTCGATGATCTCCCGCTGATCATGGGGGTGCTCGCATGACCTTCGACCAGTCCAGTATCACCACTACCAATACCGCTGCGTACGCCGGATCGAGCGGCACATACACCGGCACTTCCTCCGGCACGTACACCGGAACCTCCACCACCACCGGCTCCTGGGCCGACTCCACACATTCGGTTATCTGGATGACCAGAGGCAATGTGCTTCGCGGCATGGGCCTCAGTCGCCAGCCGTGGGGCAAACGAATCGCCAGCCTTGTACTCATAGCGGCGATGATGTTGCTGGCGCAAGCCAATCTCATCGACGTGTACGGCGGCGTGGCCACTTGGACGATTGCCGCCGTACCGGCCACCTTGCTGGGCGCGATCATCGCTCTGGTGGGCATGTTGCCGGCGTTGCGACTGTGGTGGCAAATCGTGTTTCTGGCGTTTGCCCAATTCATCATCGGTCCGGTGGTAACGCTGAGTTCCACCACGTCCCATTACGTGATTCCCACCTTGAAGACCTTGAGTTCAGGTTGGGAAATGACGTTTGGCTCGTTCAAGTACATTATTTCCGTCGATCCGCCTCTGGGCACGCAAGACGGCGTACTGATGGCGGTATGGACCATCGGCCTGTGGCTTACGTTCCTCACCGGCGTGTTTGCCATTAATGCCAACGCATGGTTGTCTCTGGTGGGAGTGCCGCCCCTTGCGGCGGCCGTGGCCGTATGTGCTCTGCTGGGTACGGACAGCGGCTGGCAACGTGCCATCTGCGGCATTGCCTTTGCCTTGCTGCTGATTATCTGGCTGTCTTGGCGTCTTGAACTGCTGGAATGGGGGCGCTGGATATCCGCGCTGATCATCGTCGTGCTCGCTGCCGGCCTTGCTTTCGGGGGCACGTTGCTGGTGCCGCAGGACCGTTTCGTGCTGCGTGACCGCTACGATCCGCCGTTAAGCCCCTACGATTACACCAGCCCGCTCAGCGGCATGCGATCCTATATCAAGGACCACAAAAAAGACGTGTTGCTGACCGTCCATAATCTACCGGCCGGAACACCGGTCAAACTTGCGGTGATGGATCGATTCGACGGCACAGTATGGAACCTGTCCGATTCTTCCGAAGCCACGGGCTCCTCGAATTATCATCGCGTGGGCACCACGATCAAGGCGGATGAGCAGGGTAAATCCTTCACTGCGACCTTCACCGTCGATCAGGGACTGACCGACACCTGGCTGCCGCTGGCGGGAGCGGCCGCTGGCGTGAGCTTCGCCAACGATGCCGACAACGGCAATGACACGTTCTACTACAACACGGATACCGATTCCGCCATTATTCCCGCCGGCACGCGCAAGGGACTCACCTATACCGAATCCGGCATCATAGCCCACAAGCCCACCGATAAGCAGATCAGCAGTGCGGCCGCGGCCCGCATCACGCAGCCTTCAGCCCAGGATGTTCCCGATTCGGCCAGCAAACTGGCCACGTCCATTGCCGGCGGACAGTCCTCGGGCGGTGCCGCCGCCACGGCCTTGGCCGACACATTGAAAGACTCCGGATGGTTCTCACACGGTCTGGAAGGCGATTATCCTTCCGATGCGGGCCATGGCAATTACCGTATCAACAAGCTGCTGGCAGGCACGGCCATGGTGGGTGATTCCGAACAATATGC
The window above is part of the Bifidobacterium longum subsp. infantis ATCC 15697 = JCM 1222 = DSM 20088 genome. Proteins encoded here:
- a CDS encoding AAA family ATPase; translated protein: MSENIDDATQLSDTTRLSDSTQLSDATHLSDATHLASAPHTGTTPSTASVPQPVALPNLPQWPSQASSEKPSPTTDAAFIPAGDDSTPQSQPQRQSSKAAQAAASALPASINSGLLSQPTAQVRDFQQSFNALVENVSKVVIGKTIPIKQCVTALMVGGHILLEDNPGTGKTQLARGLANSISTGFKRIQFTPDLLPSDVVGVTFYDQKRGEFEFREGPIFASIVLADEINRASPKTQSALLEVMEEQKVTVDGVTHDVPQPFIVIATQNPIEQLGTYKLPEAQMDRFLIKTSIGYPGHDVSVDILKQVDITDRAQTISPVLSGDDVMRLRQVATEIHVDDAIREYIVRLVEATRHNEKITVGSSMRGALALTRCARIWAAADGRAYVVPDDVKDLAVAVLAHRITLTPEATFDGATPESLIAQVLEDVPSPTIGS
- a CDS encoding DUF58 domain-containing protein; its protein translation is MASASASLRRRRRVERMFKRAVRRIRRFFASYVSPLGWAVTGTGIACLIAFLPLDWHELLVFGIVAMVMMLAAIALSLGNIRFHASIAVSNHRVTVGDTVSVIVGIDNTGRTPTTTARGYLPIGDARERFNIPMLAPGQSQQTDVEFRTVSRAILPIGPLRIRKGDPFGLVRHEKELADRITVFIHPRTVRLDTLNAGVPRDLEGQPSGQIVDDDLDFYGLREYEPGDDVRNVHWLSSAKTGTLMIRQYEATRRTDTSVTISVNPDEYVNGEEFEMAVSIHSSIGVKCLLQDRPLVCHAGNAHGQPRNAMEFLDNASAIEPDREDNPNLAEGTLKHSPDASFYFFTVGSLKDIEQIKRMTLALPRSASCVVLQASAGANRGIRRFANFTLATIGELDDLPLIMGVLA
- a CDS encoding DUF3488 and transglutaminase-like domain-containing protein, translating into MTFDQSSITTTNTAAYAGSSGTYTGTSSGTYTGTSTTTGSWADSTHSVIWMTRGNVLRGMGLSRQPWGKRIASLVLIAAMMLLAQANLIDVYGGVATWTIAAVPATLLGAIIALVGMLPALRLWWQIVFLAFAQFIIGPVVTLSSTTSHYVIPTLKTLSSGWEMTFGSFKYIISVDPPLGTQDGVLMAVWTIGLWLTFLTGVFAINANAWLSLVGVPPLAAAVAVCALLGTDSGWQRAICGIAFALLLIIWLSWRLELLEWGRWISALIIVVLAAGLAFGGTLLVPQDRFVLRDRYDPPLSPYDYTSPLSGMRSYIKDHKKDVLLTVHNLPAGTPVKLAVMDRFDGTVWNLSDSSEATGSSNYHRVGTTIKADEQGKSFTATFTVDQGLTDTWLPLAGAAAGVSFANDADNGNDTFYYNTDTDSAIIPAGTRKGLTYTESGIIAHKPTDKQISSAAAARITQPSAQDVPDSASKLATSIAGGQSSGGAAATALADTLKDSGWFSHGLEGDYPSDAGHGNYRINKLLAGTAMVGDSEQYASAMALMARELGLPSRVVLGFLPKNEDGEITDARTEKTSGNGTKIEFTGNDVTAWVEIKLQGLGWVAFYPTPKETKVPDENQNLTPPNPQTLVRQPPVPLTDPLRDQTQAKGQSSLAGTDADDSPTNLFWVRFWRVTRAVAIYGSPLWTLLIVCGLILIFKAALLARARRHGSPKARVAAGWNAIHILAEQSGITAKGTRRDQAGAIARQLGTDDQALIQLGREADYATFSGQDIASGQATTYWNGVDRLRKAMLASLPRFRRIRTRLSLKSVSILANRHAAKPHTARVKRKHKKRKTS